One stretch of Tepiditoga spiralis DNA includes these proteins:
- a CDS encoding ABC transporter ATP-binding protein: MENNLFEIKNLYHSYDGKNNVLNNINLKIEKNKIISLFGPSGSGKSTLLYIIGNLLTQSSGKVIYNFENIQKNMGFVFQNFNLINELTIFENCKIAQNIRGYEDINEILELSKNVQISELLNKYPNELSTGQLQRASILRSIVGNTKLILCDEPTGALDSKNKENIMNIFSSLKGKKTIFIVSHDDIVKSYSDKIYYIFDGSIKEA; encoded by the coding sequence ATGGAGAATAATCTTTTTGAAATTAAAAATCTATATCATTCTTATGATGGGAAAAATAATGTTTTAAATAATATAAATTTAAAAATTGAAAAAAATAAAATAATAAGTCTTTTTGGTCCTTCTGGAAGCGGAAAATCCACATTACTCTATATAATTGGCAATTTATTAACTCAAAGTTCTGGTAAAGTTATATATAACTTTGAAAACATTCAAAAAAATATGGGTTTTGTTTTTCAAAATTTTAATTTAATAAATGAATTAACTATATTTGAAAATTGCAAAATAGCTCAGAATATACGTGGTTATGAAGACATAAATGAAATTTTAGAACTTTCAAAAAATGTACAAATTTCTGAACTTTTAAATAAATATCCAAATGAACTTTCGACTGGTCAATTACAAAGAGCTTCTATTTTAAGGAGCATTGTTGGAAATACAAAATTAATTCTTTGTGATGAACCAACAGGAGCTTTAGATTCTAAAAATAAAGAAAATATAATGAATATATTTTCTTCGTTAAAGGGCAAAAAAACTATTTTTATAGTATCTCATGATGATATAGTAAAATCTTATTCTGATAAAATATACTATATCTTTGATGGGTCAATAAAGGAGGCTTAA
- a CDS encoding radical SAM protein, which yields MKLSYATAVKLGLKNGKINFEMPTAYIMIGEKCIYNCAFCSQAREATTPKDHLSRVTWPTFELSQIKEKLKNNSFKRICLQVVSSKGYEIELKEALEFFKDIKIPISISIRPKNIEEVKELFNKYNVDKVGISIDAVNENLFNKIRNGNYQRQMSILRDCANIFLHKITTHVIVGLGETDKDIVKFMLEMKRLNVTTSLFAFTPIQGTPLENLSRPSLERYRSIQYVREIINNYEVDITKFDFNPDDSLKSMPNLYIDKEEAKKTSGCPWCTRPYYNDTPKKVYNIPEVRKI from the coding sequence ATGAAATTATCTTATGCAACAGCCGTAAAATTAGGATTAAAAAATGGGAAAATAAACTTTGAAATGCCTACTGCTTATATAATGATTGGTGAAAAATGTATTTATAATTGCGCATTTTGTTCTCAAGCTCGTGAAGCTACTACTCCAAAAGATCATTTGTCAAGAGTTACTTGGCCTACATTTGAATTATCTCAAATAAAAGAAAAATTAAAAAATAATTCCTTTAAAAGAATATGTTTACAAGTTGTTTCTTCAAAAGGTTATGAAATTGAGCTAAAAGAAGCACTTGAATTTTTTAAAGATATAAAAATTCCAATTTCAATTTCAATAAGGCCTAAAAACATTGAAGAAGTAAAGGAGCTTTTCAATAAATATAATGTAGATAAAGTTGGAATTTCTATAGATGCAGTTAACGAAAATTTATTCAATAAGATACGTAATGGAAACTATCAAAGGCAAATGAGTATTTTGCGAGATTGTGCTAACATTTTTTTACATAAAATTACCACACATGTAATAGTAGGGTTAGGAGAAACAGACAAAGATATAGTAAAATTTATGCTGGAAATGAAAAGACTAAATGTTACTACAAGTTTATTTGCATTTACACCTATACAAGGTACCCCTTTAGAAAATCTTTCTAGACCTTCTTTAGAAAGATATAGGTCTATACAGTATGTTAGAGAAATCATTAACAATTATGAAGTTGATATTACAAAATTCGATTTTAATCCAGATGATTCTTTAAAATCAATGCCAAACTTATATATTGATAAAGAAGAAGCTAAAAAAACATCTGGTTGTCCTTGGTGTACAAGGCCATACTACAATGACACCCCAAAAAAAGTTTATAATATTCCAGAAGTTAGAAAAATTTAA
- a CDS encoding ABC transporter permease → MNNYINKAINTVVKGFLKKAKKNFNFSFFSILIGVWGLIVITSVINGFDTVLIKSITNFYPHLTINGKYKEKLPNELYHFEFNLNNSMISKNGKYDFIQLLELDNTEFYDSLIISGNSKNGVVIGNELAKKLYLKVGNTLNLFELHGFLPISKNYTVSGIFKSGVYQFDSKIAFLKDTSKKKFTGIILKDPKKAFNLKEKYLKNYSSLTWKESNSSLTKTVEVDSLFAFLITLFVFLMSGFSISNSITFSIITRKREIGIFKSLGMTSNQISKIFIREGLIISTYGYLSGLFLGLITSLIISFLKIPLPKGIFYVDYLPISININIVFISLLVTFITVYIFSFFTTRKILKFDTLEALKNGE, encoded by the coding sequence GTGAATAATTATATTAACAAAGCAATTAATACTGTAGTTAAAGGTTTTTTAAAAAAAGCAAAAAAGAATTTTAATTTTTCTTTCTTTTCAATTTTAATTGGAGTTTGGGGATTAATTGTAATAACTTCTGTTATAAATGGATTTGATACAGTTTTAATAAAATCTATTACAAATTTTTATCCTCATTTAACTATTAATGGAAAGTATAAAGAAAAATTACCAAATGAATTGTACCATTTTGAATTTAATTTGAATAATTCTATGATTTCTAAAAATGGCAAGTATGATTTTATACAATTATTAGAATTAGACAATACAGAATTTTATGATTCACTTATAATATCTGGAAATTCTAAAAATGGTGTAGTTATTGGTAATGAACTTGCAAAAAAATTATATTTAAAAGTTGGAAATACCTTAAATTTATTTGAATTACATGGTTTTTTACCAATTTCAAAAAATTATACAGTTTCTGGTATTTTTAAATCTGGTGTTTATCAATTTGATTCTAAAATTGCTTTTTTAAAAGATACTTCTAAAAAAAAATTTACAGGTATAATTTTAAAAGATCCAAAAAAAGCATTTAATTTAAAAGAAAAATATTTAAAAAATTATTCTTCATTAACTTGGAAAGAGTCAAATTCATCCTTAACTAAAACTGTTGAAGTTGATAGTTTATTTGCTTTTTTAATTACTTTATTTGTTTTTTTAATGTCTGGGTTTAGTATATCTAATTCAATAACTTTTTCAATAATAACAAGGAAAAGAGAAATTGGTATTTTTAAGTCACTTGGAATGACATCTAATCAAATTTCCAAAATTTTTATTAGAGAGGGACTAATTATTTCTACTTATGGATACTTATCAGGTTTATTTTTAGGTTTAATAACTTCACTAATAATAAGCTTTTTAAAAATACCTCTACCAAAAGGAATTTTTTATGTTGATTATCTTCCCATTAGCATAAATATAAATATTGTCTTTATTTCACTTTTAGTTACCTTCATTACTGTATATATTTTTAGTTTTTTCACAACAAGAAAAATACTAAAATTTGATACTTTGGAGGCTTTAAAAAATGGAGAATAA
- the glgD gene encoding glucose-1-phosphate adenylyltransferase subunit GlgD — protein MKVLGLILSGSKHNNLEKLTKKRTSAAVPIFGKYRAIDFTLSNMVNSGINKVGVLTQYNPRSLMDHLGSGKEWNLDKKRGGLFILQPFLSVEEHIMHYRGTADAIHQNMTLLRRADEDFVLIGSGDHIYNIDYRKLYKHHIRNGADITLLTKNNDGEYDFKDYGQPIIKDNKVIDFKEKSENKVSDKIFLGVYFMNKALLMDLLYSSVPNGEYDLLSIILQNLKKLRVLSYDFQGYWKNIKKSLTEYYNINMDILNPKIKKELFFNQRKIYTKIKDYAPPKININANVSNSFIADGSIINGIIKNSIISRGVTIKAGTIIENSIILQDSIIEEGCIIKKVIMDKNTTIREGRVLESHNNEIIVVEKGSVL, from the coding sequence ATGAAAGTACTCGGTTTAATATTGAGTGGTTCAAAACATAATAATCTCGAAAAATTAACAAAAAAAAGAACTAGTGCTGCTGTTCCTATCTTTGGTAAGTATAGAGCAATTGATTTTACTTTAAGTAATATGGTAAATTCTGGAATAAATAAAGTTGGAGTATTAACTCAATACAATCCAAGAAGTTTAATGGATCATCTTGGAAGTGGAAAAGAATGGAATTTAGATAAAAAAAGAGGCGGATTATTTATACTACAACCTTTTTTAAGTGTAGAAGAACATATAATGCATTATAGAGGTACTGCTGATGCAATTCATCAAAATATGACGTTATTAAGAAGAGCTGATGAAGACTTTGTTTTAATTGGTTCAGGAGATCACATATACAATATTGATTATAGAAAACTCTATAAGCATCATATAAGAAATGGTGCCGATATAACTCTATTGACTAAAAATAACGATGGAGAATATGATTTTAAAGATTATGGTCAACCAATAATTAAAGATAATAAAGTTATAGATTTTAAAGAAAAATCAGAAAATAAAGTTTCTGATAAGATTTTTCTTGGAGTTTATTTCATGAATAAAGCACTTCTTATGGATCTTTTATATTCTTCTGTCCCTAATGGAGAATATGATTTATTATCCATAATATTACAAAATTTAAAAAAACTTAGAGTATTATCATACGATTTTCAAGGATATTGGAAAAATATAAAAAAATCTTTGACAGAGTATTATAATATAAATATGGATATATTAAATCCTAAAATAAAAAAAGAATTATTTTTTAATCAAAGAAAAATTTATACTAAAATAAAAGATTATGCTCCTCCAAAAATAAATATAAATGCAAATGTTTCTAATTCGTTTATTGCTGATGGTAGCATAATAAATGGTATAATAAAAAATTCAATAATTTCAAGAGGAGTTACAATTAAAGCTGGTACTATTATTGAAAATTCAATTATCTTACAAGATAGTATAATTGAGGAAGGTTGTATAATAAAAAAAGTAATAATGGATAAAAACACAACTATAAGGGAAGGAAGAGTGTTAGAATCCCATAATAATGAAATAATTGTAGTTGAAAAAGGTTCTGTATTATAG
- a CDS encoding DUF4899 domain-containing protein translates to MDFYAIKFMATSTLTSETFVGYLFGKKKQEPTFNVAVLTKNKLSQYKLPDIKKEYINFKSDIDLLSYNLSKDKKAATLNRQFKAYFFTTLKKYGLDIISTKLFLATQDGDPFVLKAIISDILQDWGSDTNIKLIAEKFNYEDLTWISSAIRNGDEGSYEYLKRADVVDAVEVFPVIDPLDGYPIIKLDVGDPIYVLEISNKDTKKVKTSIEGSLISKELIPGSDYMFLKVDLGDGLIGKTVIQKNLKVSIDNYKLEYSRKKREEMLEEDHEKIIGDIAEEILGRKPFNNTKMSSADIILIFSFSIIGILFIILLGLWLGAF, encoded by the coding sequence ATGGATTTTTATGCTATAAAATTTATGGCTACATCAACATTAACTTCAGAAACTTTTGTAGGTTATTTGTTTGGAAAGAAAAAGCAAGAACCTACTTTTAATGTAGCTGTATTAACAAAAAATAAACTTTCGCAATATAAATTACCAGATATAAAAAAAGAATATATAAATTTTAAATCTGATATTGATTTATTATCATACAACTTATCAAAAGATAAAAAGGCTGCTACCTTAAACAGGCAGTTTAAAGCATATTTTTTTACCACATTAAAAAAATATGGGTTAGATATAATAAGTACAAAACTCTTTCTTGCAACTCAAGATGGAGATCCATTTGTTTTAAAAGCAATAATTTCTGATATTTTACAAGATTGGGGTTCTGATACAAATATCAAATTAATTGCAGAAAAATTTAATTATGAAGATTTAACTTGGATATCTTCTGCAATAAGAAATGGTGATGAAGGTTCTTATGAATACTTAAAAAGAGCTGATGTTGTTGATGCTGTTGAAGTGTTTCCAGTAATAGATCCTCTTGATGGATATCCCATTATAAAATTAGATGTAGGAGATCCAATTTATGTTTTAGAAATTTCAAATAAAGATACTAAAAAAGTCAAAACTTCCATTGAAGGTTCTTTAATATCAAAAGAATTAATTCCAGGAAGCGACTATATGTTTTTAAAGGTTGATTTAGGTGATGGATTAATCGGTAAAACTGTAATACAAAAAAATTTAAAAGTATCTATAGATAATTATAAATTAGAATATTCACGTAAAAAAAGAGAAGAAATGCTCGAAGAAGATCATGAAAAAATAATTGGTGATATAGCTGAAGAAATACTTGGAAGAAAACCTTTTAATAATACAAAAATGTCTTCTGCTGATATAATTTTAATTTTTAGTTTTTCAATAATAGGTATACTTTTTATAATTCTTCTAGGCTTATGGTTAGGAGCTTTTTAA
- the ndk gene encoding nucleoside-diphosphate kinase — protein MREFAMIKPNAVRRGIVGEVISKLEKKGLKIIGMKLLKMTSSQSKELYKEHVGKDFYEKLIEFSLSGPVVALVIEGPRAIEITRHIVGKTDPLKAMPGSIRGTYGLSVRKNVIHASDSEKNAERELKIFFDENELLNYELDYENDL, from the coding sequence ATGAGAGAATTTGCTATGATTAAACCTAATGCTGTTAGAAGAGGTATTGTTGGAGAAGTAATTTCAAAATTAGAAAAAAAAGGTTTAAAAATAATAGGAATGAAATTATTAAAAATGACTTCATCTCAATCAAAAGAACTTTATAAAGAACATGTTGGAAAAGATTTTTATGAAAAATTAATAGAGTTTTCCCTTTCTGGACCTGTTGTTGCTTTAGTAATAGAAGGTCCAAGAGCTATTGAAATAACAAGACATATAGTTGGAAAAACTGACCCCTTAAAGGCTATGCCTGGAAGTATTAGAGGAACTTATGGACTTTCTGTAAGAAAAAATGTTATTCATGCATCCGATTCTGAAAAAAATGCTGAACGAGAGTTAAAAATATTTTTTGATGAAAATGAATTGCTAAACTATGAATTAGATTATGAAAATGATCTTTAA
- a CDS encoding LCP family protein, protein MQKKIRPILICILLFFLLFSIFFSLINVINIKSKLSFPFYFLIMGMDSNNTENISRTDTIILASVKKDKILLMPIPRDLLLNIKGKDRRINSIYELYGKEELLKTVSNLTNLKIDNYIIFNYSIFKDIGDILSPVSIYVEKDMIYDDFHQNLHIELKKGKNDLDGTKLLYYVRFRHDDFGDIGRIQRQKKALYALMNSIKKQGFQTLLKTLNTVLKNTINTFSFPDILKLYSSSKSANIEFIEFPYKLKDNYAVVDNSQLLKTQYYLKNFKKQENKLQKWIIFTKSYTNYNYSFYSFVFSKFNKSGYKIKTIDNKVDFFNNTKNYVFIKNIKVKDEILNDLKNSFNKDFIILNDKKKYFETINFLVKNHIDTINYDAVVILGE, encoded by the coding sequence TTGCAGAAAAAAATAAGACCTATTTTGATATGTATTTTATTATTTTTTCTTTTATTTTCTATATTCTTTTCTTTAATTAACGTAATAAATATAAAGTCTAAATTATCATTCCCATTCTATTTTTTAATAATGGGAATGGATTCTAATAATACAGAAAATATCTCAAGAACAGATACTATTATATTAGCTTCAGTAAAAAAAGATAAAATTTTGTTAATGCCTATTCCAAGAGATTTATTATTAAACATAAAAGGAAAAGATAGAAGAATAAACTCTATTTATGAGTTATATGGGAAAGAAGAACTGTTAAAAACTGTATCAAATTTAACAAATTTAAAAATAGATAATTATATAATTTTTAATTATTCTATATTTAAGGATATTGGAGATATTTTATCTCCAGTTTCAATTTATGTTGAAAAAGATATGATTTATGATGATTTCCATCAAAACTTACATATTGAATTAAAAAAAGGGAAAAATGATTTAGATGGAACAAAATTATTATATTATGTAAGATTTAGACATGATGATTTTGGAGATATTGGAAGAATTCAAAGACAAAAAAAAGCTTTATATGCATTGATGAATTCTATTAAAAAACAAGGTTTCCAAACCTTATTAAAAACTTTAAATACTGTATTAAAAAATACAATAAATACTTTTTCTTTTCCTGATATTTTAAAACTTTATTCTTCATCAAAATCAGCCAATATTGAATTTATCGAATTTCCTTATAAATTAAAAGATAACTATGCTGTAGTAGATAATTCTCAATTGTTAAAAACTCAATACTACTTAAAAAACTTTAAAAAACAAGAAAACAAACTACAAAAATGGATTATATTTACTAAAAGCTATACAAATTATAATTATAGTTTTTATTCATTTGTTTTTTCAAAATTCAATAAATCTGGTTATAAAATAAAAACAATTGATAATAAAGTTGATTTTTTTAATAATACAAAAAATTATGTTTTTATAAAAAATATCAAAGTAAAAGATGAAATATTAAATGATCTAAAAAATTCTTTTAATAAGGATTTTATTATATTAAATGATAAAAAAAAGTACTTTGAAACTATAAATTTTTTAGTAAAAAATCATATTGATACAATAAATTACGATGCAGTGGTGATATTGGGTGAATAA
- a CDS encoding glucose-1-phosphate adenylyltransferase: MKVLALILAGGQGTRLGVITNNLAKPAVPFGGKYRIIDFALSNCVNSNINMVGVVTQYMPHQLVEHLGIGKPWDLDIKDGGLYILSPFLSRSDKSWFKGTADAVYQNIEFIDKYNPDFILILSGDHVYKMDYNDIIDYHIERASDCTIACMEVPKSEASRFGIMVTDPFYKITEFQEKPKNPKGTLASLGIYVFNWNFLREKLIEDAQDPNSENDFGKNIIPKILNENKNMYAYNYEGYWRDVGTLTSYLECNQEILGPLPALDLHDKYWKIYTQSLELPPAYISNKAKINKSIVCEGSEVYGEVENSVIFQGVLIEENVKIKNSVIMNNVKICKNSTLENVIIGEKSIIGENVKIGIGEYKESKINPKVYNSNISVIGFETEIPNNFVIGKNCVIDNFFKKDEFKTLTLDSGEGLLKEV, from the coding sequence ATGAAAGTACTTGCCTTAATTCTTGCTGGTGGACAAGGGACTCGTTTAGGAGTAATAACAAATAATCTCGCAAAGCCTGCTGTACCTTTTGGAGGAAAATATAGAATAATAGATTTTGCTCTAAGTAATTGTGTAAATTCAAATATAAATATGGTAGGAGTGGTAACTCAATACATGCCTCATCAACTTGTTGAACATTTAGGAATTGGTAAGCCTTGGGATTTAGATATAAAGGATGGTGGTCTTTACATACTTTCTCCATTTTTAAGCAGGAGTGATAAATCATGGTTTAAAGGTACTGCCGATGCTGTTTATCAAAACATTGAATTTATTGATAAATACAATCCAGATTTTATTTTAATTCTTTCTGGAGATCACGTATATAAAATGGATTATAATGATATAATAGATTATCATATAGAAAGAGCATCAGATTGTACAATTGCTTGTATGGAAGTGCCAAAAAGTGAAGCTAGTAGATTTGGTATAATGGTAACTGATCCATTTTATAAAATAACAGAATTTCAAGAAAAACCAAAAAATCCTAAAGGAACATTAGCTTCTCTCGGTATATATGTTTTTAATTGGAATTTTTTAAGAGAAAAATTAATTGAAGATGCTCAAGATCCTAACTCTGAAAATGATTTTGGAAAGAATATAATACCTAAAATATTAAATGAAAACAAAAATATGTATGCTTACAATTATGAAGGATATTGGAGAGATGTTGGAACTTTAACTTCTTATTTAGAATGTAATCAAGAAATACTTGGTCCACTTCCAGCATTAGATTTACATGATAAATATTGGAAAATATACACTCAATCTTTAGAATTACCTCCAGCATATATTTCTAATAAAGCTAAAATAAACAAATCTATAGTTTGCGAAGGTTCTGAAGTATATGGAGAAGTTGAAAATTCAGTTATCTTTCAAGGAGTTTTAATAGAAGAAAATGTTAAAATAAAAAATTCAGTTATTATGAATAATGTTAAAATTTGTAAAAATTCAACATTAGAAAATGTTATAATAGGAGAAAAAAGTATTATAGGAGAAAATGTTAAAATTGGAATTGGAGAATATAAAGAATCTAAGATAAATCCAAAAGTCTATAATTCAAATATTTCTGTTATTGGATTTGAAACTGAAATACCAAATAACTTTGTAATTGGAAAAAACTGTGTAATTGATAATTTCTTCAAAAAAGATGAATTTAAGACACTTACTTTAGATTCAGGTGAAGGTCTTTTGAAAGAAGTTTAG
- a CDS encoding class I SAM-dependent rRNA methyltransferase, whose product MLIIKLNPGKEKKIKNGYPWIFSDEIKSIDGEKKVGEICNIFSNDYEFIGKGFYSNTNIAVRVITLKDEEINYELFKKKIEKAIKKRVDFNDSYRLIHGEADGLPGLIADKYNDFIVIQFRNVGMENYKKEILESIIELLKPSGIYERSDFETSTKEPIKRNIGVLYGIEPPEKLIIKEHEIKYYVDIKKGQKTGFFFDQRDSRLFFRSLIKKDSLVLDGYTFTGGFAFNAALTGAKKVIALDKDKESIEMARKNAELNNIKNIDFIETRYENYIKNYTGEKFDVIVLDPPSLIKKKQERRKGVEIFKSITELSIDHLKTGGILGICSCAFQADISLLIESTRRAYFALGKDIQVVGLTFQSLDHPWIIQIPESNYLKCLWFKIY is encoded by the coding sequence ATGCTTATAATAAAACTTAATCCAGGGAAAGAAAAAAAAATAAAAAATGGATATCCATGGATATTTTCAGATGAAATAAAATCTATTGATGGAGAAAAAAAAGTAGGAGAAATTTGCAATATATTTTCAAATGATTATGAATTTATTGGTAAAGGTTTTTATTCAAATACAAATATTGCCGTTAGAGTTATTACATTAAAAGATGAAGAAATAAATTATGAATTATTTAAAAAGAAAATAGAAAAAGCTATTAAAAAGAGAGTTGACTTTAATGACTCTTATAGATTAATACATGGTGAAGCTGATGGGCTTCCTGGTTTAATTGCAGATAAATATAATGACTTCATCGTAATACAATTTAGAAATGTTGGAATGGAAAATTATAAAAAAGAAATATTAGAGTCTATTATTGAACTTTTAAAACCATCTGGAATATATGAAAGAAGTGATTTTGAAACTTCTACTAAAGAACCTATTAAAAGAAATATTGGAGTTTTATATGGTATAGAACCTCCAGAAAAATTAATAATAAAAGAACACGAAATAAAGTATTATGTTGATATAAAAAAGGGCCAAAAAACTGGTTTTTTCTTTGATCAAAGAGATTCAAGGCTATTTTTCCGTTCTTTAATAAAAAAAGATAGTTTAGTTTTAGACGGTTATACATTTACAGGTGGTTTTGCTTTTAATGCAGCATTAACTGGAGCAAAAAAAGTAATAGCTTTAGATAAAGATAAAGAATCAATTGAAATGGCAAGAAAAAATGCTGAATTAAATAACATAAAAAATATAGATTTTATTGAAACAAGATATGAAAATTATATAAAAAATTATACTGGTGAAAAGTTTGATGTAATTGTTTTAGATCCTCCTTCATTAATTAAGAAAAAACAAGAAAGAAGAAAAGGTGTTGAAATATTCAAAAGTATAACAGAACTATCTATTGACCATTTAAAAACTGGGGGAATATTGGGAATTTGTAGTTGTGCATTTCAAGCTGATATAAGTTTATTAATTGAATCAACAAGAAGAGCTTATTTTGCTCTTGGAAAAGATATACAGGTTGTAGGTTTAACCTTTCAATCTCTTGATCATCCTTGGATAATACAGATACCTGAAAGTAATTATCTAAAATGTTTATGGTTTAAAATATATTAA
- the rsxC gene encoding electron transport complex subunit RsxC produces the protein MGLLTFKGGVHPPHKKKFSENEAIKILPLPEKVYVYTAHSIGAPAKPIVEVGDKVKTGQKIAEAGGFISANLHSPVTGTVVEFTKLVNAASGLKSDVIVIEREGEDQWELLEKTDDHTKLKPEEIVARVKEAGIVGLGGAMFPSHVKLSIPKGKKAESLIINAAECEPYITIDYRMMLEKTSEVLKGIEIIMHTIGVEKAYVGIEDNKSKAISHMKEAVKNSSIEIVPLKTKYPQGAEKQLINAVTGKEVPSGGLPIDIGAVVFNVSTAYAIYDAIYNGKALVESGISLTGEGVKKPGNFWFRVGTKVSELLDYVGIIEEDKIDRVLYGGPMMGISLPDTELPTFKGNNAITVMTKDVAPNKETMPCIRCSSCVSVCPIGLQPYLMKKLADTRKYDDLTNNNLMDCIECGACSYTCPSGIDLTKSFKTAKKVVRAMKQRRG, from the coding sequence ATGGGACTGCTTACATTCAAAGGTGGGGTTCATCCTCCTCACAAAAAGAAATTTTCTGAAAATGAAGCAATAAAAATTTTACCGCTTCCAGAAAAAGTATATGTTTATACTGCTCATAGTATAGGCGCACCAGCTAAACCTATCGTTGAAGTTGGAGATAAGGTTAAAACAGGGCAAAAAATTGCTGAAGCTGGAGGTTTTATTTCAGCAAATTTACATTCTCCTGTAACTGGTACAGTTGTTGAATTTACAAAACTTGTAAATGCTGCATCTGGTTTAAAAAGTGATGTTATTGTTATTGAAAGAGAAGGAGAAGATCAATGGGAACTTCTTGAAAAAACTGATGATCATACAAAACTAAAACCTGAAGAAATTGTAGCAAGAGTTAAAGAAGCAGGTATAGTTGGTCTTGGTGGAGCAATGTTTCCTTCACATGTTAAACTTTCAATACCAAAGGGTAAAAAAGCAGAAAGTCTTATTATTAATGCTGCTGAATGCGAACCATACATAACCATAGATTATAGAATGATGTTAGAAAAAACATCAGAAGTATTAAAGGGTATTGAAATTATAATGCATACTATAGGCGTTGAAAAAGCTTATGTAGGAATTGAGGATAATAAATCAAAGGCTATTTCTCATATGAAAGAAGCTGTTAAAAATTCATCTATTGAAATTGTTCCTTTAAAAACAAAATATCCTCAAGGTGCTGAAAAACAATTAATAAATGCTGTTACTGGTAAAGAAGTTCCTTCAGGTGGTCTTCCTATAGATATTGGTGCTGTAGTATTTAATGTTTCAACAGCATATGCAATATACGATGCCATTTACAATGGAAAAGCTTTAGTAGAAAGTGGAATTTCATTAACTGGTGAAGGAGTTAAAAAACCAGGTAATTTTTGGTTTAGAGTAGGAACTAAGGTTTCTGAACTTTTAGATTATGTTGGAATAATTGAAGAAGATAAAATAGATAGAGTTCTTTATGGTGGACCAATGATGGGAATTTCACTTCCAGATACAGAATTACCTACATTTAAAGGTAATAATGCTATAACTGTTATGACAAAAGATGTTGCACCAAATAAGGAAACAATGCCTTGTATAAGATGTTCTTCTTGTGTTAGCGTTTGTCCAATTGGATTACAACCTTATCTAATGAAGAAACTTGCCGATACAAGAAAATATGATGATTTAACAAATAATAATTTAATGGATTGTATAGAATGTGGAGCTTGTTCATATACTTGTCCATCAGGTATTGACTTAACTAAATCTTTTAAAACAGCTAAAAAAGTTGTAAGAGCTATGAAACAGAGGAGGGGTTGA